In the genome of Shewanella glacialimarina, one region contains:
- a CDS encoding LysR family transcriptional regulator produces the protein MPDLNGMMLFAAVVRANGFSQAARDIGQAKSTISRKVAQLEEELGVRLLQRNTRNISLTQVGALYFQHCEAISQEIEAANAIIENTHNDISGSLRIAIPVSFSQEVIGHLCSSFMRLYPNIELDIQFTDSDIGLVGEGYDIAIKYGPLQSSDLVARLLFERQPILVASPNYIKKHGVPASPQELNQHQGILLGTSLSAPIWSVGKGNRKFMATFQRKVRVNSAKMVKRFALDDFGIALLSNTSCKQEIASGNLVPILQEWPMDSIKVYGVYSSRRQLASNISAFLDFIAKRYSNQESLSAIMK, from the coding sequence ATGCCGGATTTGAACGGTATGATGCTGTTTGCAGCGGTAGTAAGGGCTAACGGATTCTCTCAAGCTGCACGAGACATCGGACAAGCTAAATCAACAATTAGCCGTAAAGTTGCTCAACTTGAGGAAGAATTAGGGGTGCGGTTACTGCAACGCAACACCCGAAATATCAGCTTAACCCAAGTTGGCGCACTATATTTTCAGCATTGTGAAGCCATTAGCCAAGAAATTGAAGCCGCTAATGCCATCATAGAAAACACCCATAATGATATTTCTGGTTCATTAAGAATTGCTATTCCAGTGTCTTTCTCACAAGAAGTAATTGGTCACTTATGCTCTAGTTTTATGCGACTTTACCCCAATATAGAATTAGATATTCAGTTTACCGACAGCGACATTGGCCTAGTGGGTGAAGGTTATGATATTGCCATTAAGTACGGTCCTTTACAGTCTTCTGATTTAGTAGCCAGATTACTGTTTGAAAGACAGCCGATTTTAGTCGCCAGCCCAAATTATATTAAAAAACATGGCGTTCCTGCTTCGCCGCAGGAGCTTAATCAGCACCAGGGCATATTATTAGGTACTAGCTTATCAGCGCCGATTTGGTCGGTAGGCAAAGGCAACCGTAAGTTTATGGCCACCTTTCAACGTAAAGTACGGGTTAACAGTGCAAAAATGGTTAAACGCTTTGCCTTAGATGATTTTGGCATTGCCTTATTGTCCAATACCAGCTGTAAGCAAGAAATTGCCTCAGGCAATTTAGTGCCGATATTGCAAGAATGGCCAATGGACTCGATTAAAGTGTATGGCGTTTACTCAAGCAGACGACAGTTAGCATCAAATATTAGTGCCTTTTTGGACTTTATTGCTAAGCGTTACAGTAATCAAGAATCATTAAGCGCGATAATGAAGTAA
- a CDS encoding SprT family zinc-dependent metalloprotease — MSQRLYQHFHTMAQKLGLSVNSLTAKSKASLTYSNQQAFTHTHIVHAKDISEIQQSVIDKIEIDYQLAEHYFKQTFPRPLVQFTLRGKSAGTAHLQLNKLRFNPILLDENTAIFIDDVVPHEISHLLSFQLFGRVKPHGAEWQTIMRKVFNRAPKTTHQLDTQSVRGKQFEYFCGCGSVQLSVRRHNNVVKGKTQYRCKSCQHTLQNAPLSQA; from the coding sequence TTGTCACAACGTTTGTACCAGCATTTTCACACTATGGCTCAAAAACTGGGCCTTAGTGTTAATTCACTTACCGCTAAATCAAAGGCGAGCTTAACTTATTCAAACCAGCAAGCTTTCACTCACACACACATTGTTCATGCTAAGGATATTAGCGAGATTCAGCAAAGTGTTATCGATAAAATTGAAATTGATTATCAATTGGCTGAGCACTATTTTAAGCAAACGTTTCCGCGTCCATTGGTTCAATTTACCTTAAGGGGTAAAAGTGCTGGTACAGCTCACTTGCAACTCAATAAACTGCGCTTTAATCCAATATTACTTGATGAGAACACAGCTATATTTATTGACGATGTGGTACCCCATGAAATCAGCCACTTACTCAGCTTTCAACTATTTGGCCGAGTTAAACCCCACGGGGCTGAATGGCAAACTATTATGCGAAAGGTTTTTAACCGCGCACCCAAAACCACTCACCAGCTTGATACACAGTCGGTACGAGGCAAACAATTCGAGTATTTTTGCGGTTGTGGCAGCGTGCAACTTAGCGTGCGACGCCATAACAATGTGGTAAAGGGCAAAACGCAGTACCGCTGTAAATCCTGTCAGCATACCTTGCAAAATGCACCGCTCTCACAAGCGTAA
- a CDS encoding endonuclease, producing the protein MFYTPLRMRLFALCTLLCLFLLPLTTVAAEHPASFSQAKRIIRTIYQDNLPLKSFYCGCDIAIAGKVWQPEHQSCGYQVRKQQIRANRIEWEHVIPAWEFGHQLQCWQQGGRKNCGKTSPQFKQMESDLHNLTPAIGEVNGDRSNFRFSQWNGKAGQYGRCEMIVDFKGRKAQPPARSRGAIARTYFYMQQTYALQISSSQRQLFQAWDKSYPVDKTECKRDKLIANSQGNHNDFVQKQCQNLGLSQ; encoded by the coding sequence ATGTTTTATACCCCCCTCAGAATGCGATTATTCGCACTTTGCACTTTGTTGTGTTTATTTTTACTGCCTTTAACAACTGTAGCGGCTGAGCACCCTGCTAGCTTCAGTCAAGCTAAACGTATTATTCGCACTATCTATCAGGACAACCTACCCCTTAAAAGCTTTTATTGTGGTTGTGACATCGCCATTGCTGGTAAAGTTTGGCAACCAGAACATCAAAGTTGTGGCTATCAAGTCCGTAAACAGCAAATTCGCGCCAACCGAATTGAGTGGGAACATGTGATTCCGGCTTGGGAGTTTGGTCACCAGTTACAATGTTGGCAGCAAGGTGGGCGTAAAAACTGCGGTAAAACTAGCCCACAGTTTAAACAGATGGAGTCAGATTTACATAACCTCACCCCAGCAATTGGCGAGGTCAATGGCGATCGCAGTAATTTTCGTTTTAGCCAGTGGAATGGCAAAGCGGGTCAATACGGTCGATGTGAAATGATTGTCGATTTTAAAGGCCGTAAGGCTCAACCGCCGGCACGCAGCCGTGGCGCCATAGCCAGAACCTATTTTTATATGCAGCAAACCTATGCATTACAAATATCATCTAGCCAGCGCCAACTATTTCAAGCATGGGATAAAAGTTATCCGGTAGATAAAACAGAATGTAAACGTGATAAGTTAATTGCTAATTCCCAAGGTAATCATAATGATTTTGTACAAAAACAATGTCAGAATCTAGGGTTAAGCCAATAA
- the rsmE gene encoding 16S rRNA (uracil(1498)-N(3))-methyltransferase: MRIPRIYQAIDSLNIDQVVALDEDGAAHIGKVLRMGEGDQISLFCGDGNDYLAEITQSSKKNVSVKVLSATANQSESPLDLHLGQVISRGDRMEFTIQKSVELGVTTITPLFSERCGVKLNGERLDKKIQQWQKIVISACEQSGRSVVPKIRPAMELMDWCQEQTQALKLNLHPRAAHGINGLTQLDQHNKVRLLIGPEGGLSDQEITMTEQFTFTDVLLGPRVLRTETAALTAITALQLKFGDIG, from the coding sequence ATGAGAATCCCAAGGATTTACCAAGCGATTGATTCACTCAATATTGATCAAGTCGTTGCTTTAGATGAAGATGGTGCAGCCCACATTGGCAAGGTATTACGCATGGGTGAAGGCGATCAAATCAGTCTTTTTTGTGGTGATGGCAATGACTATTTAGCCGAAATAACTCAATCGAGTAAGAAAAACGTCTCGGTGAAGGTCTTATCTGCCACAGCGAATCAATCTGAATCACCTTTGGATTTGCATTTAGGCCAAGTGATCTCTCGCGGCGATCGCATGGAGTTTACTATTCAGAAATCAGTAGAGCTGGGTGTCACCACCATTACACCGCTATTTTCTGAACGTTGTGGTGTTAAGCTTAATGGCGAAAGATTAGATAAAAAAATTCAACAATGGCAAAAAATTGTCATTAGTGCTTGTGAGCAATCTGGCCGCAGTGTGGTGCCTAAAATTAGGCCTGCTATGGAATTAATGGATTGGTGCCAGGAGCAAACCCAGGCATTAAAACTGAATTTACATCCGCGGGCGGCTCACGGTATTAATGGCTTAACTCAATTAGACCAACATAATAAAGTGCGGCTATTAATTGGCCCTGAAGGTGGCTTGTCGGATCAAGAAATCACCATGACTGAACAATTTACTTTTACCGACGTATTGCTAGGCCCACGCGTGCTGCGAACTGAAACTGCGGCACTGACGGCGATAACAGCATTACAACTCAAATTTGGTGATATCGGTTAA
- the gshB gene encoding glutathione synthase translates to MIKLGIVMDPISDINIKKDSSFAMLLAAQSRGYQLFYLEMKDLAMVNGRAMGNMRSLTVINDAAKWYELGEAIDTPLADLDVILMRKDPPFDTEFIYATYMLERAEEEGTLIVNKPQSLRDANEKLFTAWFSEFTPETVVTRDAQRIRAFHQQKSDIIIKPLDGMGGSSIFRIKKDDPNVGVIIETLTNYGQQYAMAQAFIPEITLGDKRILVVDGEPVPYSLARIPMKGETRGNLAAGGHGVAQPLSESDWKIARAIGPELKKRGLIFVGLDVIGDKLTEINVTSPTCIREIEAAFDVDITGMLMDAIEARVNPA, encoded by the coding sequence ATGATTAAGCTCGGCATCGTGATGGACCCCATTAGCGACATCAATATTAAAAAAGACTCAAGCTTTGCCATGTTACTTGCGGCGCAATCTCGTGGATATCAGCTGTTCTATTTAGAAATGAAAGACCTAGCCATGGTAAATGGCAGAGCAATGGGCAATATGCGATCACTAACCGTGATCAATGATGCCGCTAAATGGTATGAACTCGGCGAGGCCATCGATACACCACTGGCTGACTTAGACGTCATTTTAATGCGTAAAGACCCACCATTTGATACCGAGTTTATTTACGCCACTTATATGCTTGAACGTGCTGAAGAAGAAGGCACATTAATCGTCAATAAGCCGCAAAGCTTACGTGATGCTAATGAAAAGCTATTTACCGCCTGGTTCTCTGAATTTACCCCAGAAACGGTAGTTACCCGTGACGCTCAACGTATTCGCGCGTTCCACCAACAAAAGTCAGATATCATTATTAAACCCTTAGACGGTATGGGCGGCAGCTCTATTTTTAGGATCAAAAAAGATGATCCTAACGTCGGCGTAATTATTGAAACCTTAACTAACTACGGCCAGCAATATGCTATGGCACAGGCGTTCATTCCAGAGATCACCCTAGGCGACAAACGTATTTTAGTGGTCGATGGCGAGCCAGTGCCCTATTCATTGGCCCGTATACCGATGAAAGGCGAAACCCGCGGTAATTTAGCTGCAGGCGGTCATGGTGTGGCCCAACCTTTATCTGAAAGTGATTGGAAAATTGCCCGAGCTATCGGTCCTGAGTTAAAAAAACGTGGCTTAATTTTTGTCGGTTTAGATGTAATTGGTGATAAACTCACCGAAATTAACGTCACTAGCCCAACGTGTATCCGTGAAATTGAAGCGGCATTTGACGTTGATATTACAGGGATGTTGATGGATGCCATCGAGGCACGTGTTAACCCAGCTTAA
- a CDS encoding alkaline phosphatase: protein MANSSQNISQSRPKNIIVMIGDGMGPAYTSAYRYYKDNPETEEVEQTVFDRLLVGMASTYPATVSGYVTDSAASATALSTGIKSYNGAISVDVEKRPLTTLLEKAKTLGLSTGVAVSSQVNHATPAAFLTHNESRKNYIEIAQSYLDTDADVILGGGQRYFSAELLSQFTAKGYQYITEFSQLDTLSSPKVLGLFADVQLPWVIDTKQAHHLGTLTQKSIELLSQNPNGFVLLIEGSLIDWAGHSNDIATAMAEMDGFAHSIEIVEQFVRQQKDTLMIITADHNTGGLSVGANDEYVWKPAVLHKVKASPDVIAAKAIAAEAWQAIVTKQLGFEPNSQEFTLLNNARMQGNEAMAISLRKLIDVYSNTGWTTLGHTGDDVQVFASGPGAKLFSGHQDNTEIANKIFSLLPSSAQ from the coding sequence ATGGCAAATAGCAGCCAAAACATTTCACAATCACGCCCTAAAAATATTATTGTGATGATTGGTGATGGTATGGGACCTGCTTATACATCAGCCTATCGCTATTATAAAGATAACCCTGAAACAGAAGAAGTAGAGCAAACGGTATTCGATAGACTACTCGTGGGTATGGCAAGTACTTACCCCGCTACCGTAAGTGGCTATGTCACTGATTCAGCCGCGTCAGCAACAGCTTTATCAACCGGTATAAAAAGCTATAACGGTGCTATTAGTGTTGATGTCGAGAAAAGACCCTTAACCACCTTGCTTGAGAAAGCTAAAACACTGGGCTTATCTACTGGTGTAGCCGTTAGCTCACAAGTTAACCACGCGACTCCCGCTGCGTTTTTAACCCATAATGAAAGCCGTAAAAACTATATTGAAATAGCACAAAGCTACCTTGATACTGACGCGGATGTCATTTTGGGTGGCGGACAACGCTACTTTTCAGCCGAGCTACTTAGCCAGTTTACGGCCAAAGGTTATCAGTATATTACTGAGTTTAGTCAGTTAGATACACTCAGTTCACCTAAAGTATTAGGCTTATTTGCAGATGTTCAATTACCTTGGGTTATTGATACTAAGCAAGCACACCATTTAGGCACGTTGACCCAAAAATCAATCGAGTTACTGTCGCAAAACCCAAATGGTTTTGTGCTGTTAATCGAAGGCAGTTTGATTGATTGGGCTGGACACAGCAACGATATAGCTACCGCGATGGCCGAAATGGATGGTTTTGCCCACAGCATTGAAATTGTTGAACAGTTTGTTCGTCAGCAAAAGGATACCTTAATGATAATCACAGCCGATCATAATACCGGCGGACTGTCAGTTGGCGCTAATGATGAATATGTTTGGAAACCGGCGGTGCTGCATAAGGTAAAAGCCAGCCCTGATGTAATTGCTGCAAAGGCTATTGCAGCAGAAGCATGGCAAGCTATTGTCACTAAGCAATTAGGTTTTGAGCCCAATAGTCAAGAATTTACATTACTCAACAACGCACGCATGCAAGGCAATGAAGCCATGGCAATATCACTGCGTAAGTTAATTGATGTTTATTCAAATACCGGTTGGACAACTCTGGGCCACACTGGAGATGACGTGCAAGTTTTTGCTTCAGGCCCTGGTGCTAAGCTATTTTCAGGCCATCAGGACAATACTGAAATAGCTAATAAAATATTCAGCTTATTGCCAAGCTCAGCTCAGTAA
- a CDS encoding methyltransferase has protein sequence MLTNPSQLLLRNHHEFAGLNILILNYESDTLAHHCIENAKSVTALALDYNHHLTLSPYESDRLRCYFAPKLPDAQMLEKFDCVIVYFPKAKPLAEYLFALAASHLVEEGLLLVVGENKGGIKSVDKLLPDAFSSAVKIDNARHSLLYRAYLTQDVAPLKLTDWMTQYTVDTPQGNITICNLVGVFSEKKLDLGTELLLSNLPKLSGRVLDFGCGAGVISVALLKQYPELNIECIDINAMALASCELTLAANHMQAKVYPSDGFNQIEGKFDGIISNPPFHDGLDRTFAIAHAFVTQSATRLSAKGVWQIVANRHLPYADNIANTFGSVNVPAENNKYKLYCNKSK, from the coding sequence GTGTTAACTAATCCATCTCAATTATTATTAAGAAACCATCACGAATTTGCAGGCCTTAATATTCTTATCCTCAATTATGAGTCAGATACCTTAGCGCATCACTGTATTGAGAACGCCAAAAGCGTGACTGCATTGGCGTTGGATTATAATCACCACTTAACTCTATCACCTTATGAAAGTGACCGTTTACGCTGTTACTTTGCCCCTAAGTTGCCAGACGCACAGATGTTGGAAAAGTTTGATTGTGTAATTGTATATTTTCCTAAAGCTAAGCCATTAGCGGAATACTTATTTGCCTTAGCAGCCAGCCATCTTGTAGAAGAAGGATTGCTGCTGGTTGTGGGTGAAAACAAGGGCGGCATAAAATCGGTAGATAAACTATTACCCGACGCTTTTAGTTCAGCAGTTAAAATAGACAATGCCCGTCACAGCTTGCTATACCGTGCATATCTAACACAAGACGTAGCACCTTTAAAATTAACTGACTGGATGACACAATACACAGTCGACACACCCCAGGGTAACATTACCATTTGTAATTTAGTCGGTGTTTTTAGCGAGAAGAAACTGGACCTAGGTACTGAATTATTACTGTCTAACTTACCTAAACTGAGTGGTCGAGTATTAGATTTTGGTTGTGGTGCAGGGGTAATATCAGTCGCGCTACTCAAACAATATCCTGAACTTAATATCGAATGTATCGATATCAATGCAATGGCTTTAGCGTCATGTGAGCTCACCTTAGCAGCTAACCACATGCAAGCTAAGGTTTACCCATCAGATGGATTTAATCAAATTGAAGGCAAGTTCGACGGGATTATTTCTAACCCCCCGTTTCACGATGGCTTAGATAGAACATTTGCCATAGCACATGCTTTTGTCACCCAAAGTGCCACACGATTAAGTGCTAAAGGAGTGTGGCAAATTGTGGCTAATCGACATTTACCCTACGCCGACAACATAGCCAACACATTTGGCTCAGTTAACGTGCCAGCCGAAAACAATAAGTACAAACTGTACTGTAATAAAAGTAAGTAG
- a CDS encoding DUF342 domain-containing protein: MLEPSVAAFNAEKSKVELRLIPNTHGPISTDDVNQLLKQPNFAMLFPITPAIDKAVKEVNALCGQKPGNHELFFTIAERKDGSISISISDDKMQATMKITSAWGGKDILLADVLNNLKSNKIKMGLSKPKIMALLQRLDILPPGEFCEGEIAIGKAAINGEHAILTRKVPLARERLLQPQEREDGTVDMRNLGALVTVKPNDILMIKQPATSGAAGYNVHGDTLNQTPGKDKLMMPGNGTALHPNDPNKLIATVSGQPVENKKGMQVDDVLQIKNVDVNYGHVNFKGSILITGDVHEGMQVKSSGDITVMGFVDSASLEAEGDVIVSKGVIGRLIKEQEFSTKIHAQGQICAQFVQYSNLIAEGEILVTKQLLHSHSDSGSTITVSDAQGRRGDLVGGKATAAKGIRAVAFGATAGTKTELFCAMQQQELKQELKALDESVKQLVLAGLDIEARLRKLPPKKDWQNDAGMIEQVKMMLDQKNLIAAERLKEEIEFEQVKNEVNGYYDRYFIRAEKHIFANVELHIGNAQNRTQREHGPSSVKNINAEISFDYSR, from the coding sequence ATGTTAGAGCCTTCTGTTGCAGCATTTAATGCTGAAAAATCTAAAGTGGAATTGCGGCTTATCCCTAATACCCACGGGCCAATTTCTACAGATGATGTTAATCAGCTTCTTAAACAGCCTAATTTTGCTATGCTGTTTCCGATCACGCCTGCGATAGACAAAGCGGTTAAAGAAGTGAATGCCCTGTGTGGCCAAAAACCGGGAAATCACGAGCTGTTTTTCACTATTGCTGAGCGTAAAGATGGCAGTATTAGCATCAGCATTAGTGACGATAAAATGCAAGCAACAATGAAAATCACTTCAGCTTGGGGCGGTAAAGATATTTTACTAGCCGATGTACTCAATAATCTTAAAAGCAACAAAATAAAAATGGGCTTAAGTAAGCCTAAAATTATGGCGTTATTACAAAGATTAGATATTTTACCTCCTGGTGAGTTTTGCGAAGGCGAAATTGCCATCGGTAAAGCTGCAATAAATGGCGAGCATGCAATTTTAACCCGTAAAGTACCGCTTGCTCGAGAACGCTTATTACAACCGCAAGAACGCGAAGATGGTACCGTAGACATGCGCAACTTAGGCGCATTGGTTACCGTTAAACCCAATGACATATTAATGATAAAGCAACCGGCAACCTCTGGTGCGGCTGGCTATAATGTGCATGGTGATACATTAAACCAAACACCTGGTAAAGATAAGTTAATGATGCCTGGTAACGGTACAGCTCTGCATCCTAATGACCCCAATAAACTTATTGCTACGGTATCTGGTCAACCGGTCGAAAATAAAAAAGGCATGCAGGTTGATGATGTATTACAGATTAAAAATGTTGATGTAAATTACGGCCATGTAAACTTTAAAGGCAGTATATTAATTACCGGTGATGTACATGAAGGTATGCAGGTAAAATCTAGTGGTGATATTACCGTAATGGGTTTTGTTGACTCCGCCAGTCTTGAGGCAGAGGGTGATGTTATCGTCAGTAAAGGGGTTATTGGTCGCTTAATTAAAGAACAAGAATTCAGTACTAAAATTCATGCCCAAGGGCAAATTTGCGCCCAATTCGTTCAATATTCAAATCTCATCGCCGAAGGCGAAATCCTGGTGACCAAACAGCTTTTACATAGTCATTCTGACTCAGGTAGTACTATTACAGTAAGTGATGCCCAAGGTCGACGAGGAGATCTTGTTGGTGGTAAAGCCACCGCAGCAAAAGGGATACGTGCAGTTGCTTTTGGGGCTACCGCGGGGACTAAAACTGAACTATTTTGCGCCATGCAGCAACAAGAGTTGAAGCAAGAGTTAAAAGCATTGGATGAGAGTGTCAAGCAGCTTGTGCTAGCAGGTCTTGATATTGAAGCAAGACTTCGCAAGCTTCCGCCCAAAAAAGACTGGCAAAACGATGCAGGCATGATTGAACAAGTCAAAATGATGCTAGATCAAAAAAATCTTATTGCTGCAGAACGTTTGAAAGAAGAAATTGAATTTGAGCAAGTTAAGAATGAAGTAAATGGTTATTACGACCGATATTTTATTCGTGCCGAGAAACACATATTTGCCAATGTTGAATTACATATTGGTAATGCTCAAAACCGCACTCAGCGTGAACATGGACCGAGCTCGGTCAAAAATATTAATGCAGAAATCAGCTTTGATTACAGTCGCTAA
- a CDS encoding DUF4144 domain-containing protein produces the protein MLLHQHDDLVYIADQSAWLEYLDHEAANLVAEDKLIDSTGQCWLMTESIKQHTLISSTPISLEQFITIVQRFAQLQGQCCSSKLIFSNFQQGFAIIEQLD, from the coding sequence GTGTTGCTGCATCAACACGATGACCTCGTCTATATTGCCGATCAATCAGCTTGGCTAGAATATCTTGATCATGAAGCAGCTAATCTAGTCGCTGAAGATAAACTCATTGATAGCACAGGACAATGCTGGCTAATGACCGAATCTATTAAGCAGCACACATTAATATCTAGCACGCCAATCAGCCTTGAGCAATTTATTACCATAGTGCAGCGATTCGCACAATTACAAGGACAGTGTTGCAGCAGTAAATTAATCTTCTCAAACTTTCAACAGGGCTTTGCAATCATTGAGCAATTAGATTGA
- a CDS encoding site-2 protease family protein has product MELLNIECLGKRLRLEGSMAGWQQLYWDNQLVSQKSASPNNQAFHIHQFELTSQSTRPLSTPSAKQNTDGLENSALDDVIIDNIQTNAIPVRLEVDVKWQPFYLEYCVLVDEEQISQGQRTTKDIEQQVPEIAVPKANKISMVGLASLGFKLLKSAKVVKALFAGASVAAYSWLFSIEFALALIACLVFHEYGHIRAMKHFGMKTKGIYLIPFMGGLALSDERINTRWQDVVISIMGPTFGLFLSIACLVAYWVTGNVFFAGLAAFNALLNLFNLLPILPLDGGHILKSISFSMNSVTGLIACVAGAAIGVFISYSLGLALLGFLLLIGSLEIVFEWRGRHQSHLLPLDRYGQIFSAIWYLLTVSALIGIIWVIAGTGDDMLRMPLEILKS; this is encoded by the coding sequence ATGGAGTTATTAAATATTGAGTGTCTTGGTAAACGGCTACGTTTAGAAGGCTCAATGGCCGGTTGGCAACAGCTATATTGGGACAACCAGTTGGTGTCACAAAAATCAGCCTCACCCAATAACCAAGCGTTTCACATTCATCAGTTTGAATTGACCTCACAATCAACCCGTCCACTCTCAACGCCATCGGCTAAGCAAAACACCGACGGTTTAGAAAATAGTGCGCTAGATGATGTCATAATTGATAACATTCAGACCAATGCGATTCCAGTAAGGCTTGAAGTCGATGTTAAATGGCAGCCTTTTTATCTTGAATACTGCGTGTTAGTTGACGAAGAGCAAATCAGCCAAGGCCAACGTACAACCAAAGACATTGAACAACAAGTCCCCGAAATAGCCGTACCTAAAGCTAATAAAATCAGTATGGTCGGTTTAGCGTCACTAGGGTTTAAGCTTTTAAAAAGCGCTAAAGTGGTCAAAGCCTTGTTCGCAGGAGCCAGTGTTGCCGCTTATTCATGGCTATTCTCTATTGAATTCGCCCTCGCCTTAATTGCCTGTCTAGTATTCCATGAATATGGCCACATTAGAGCTATGAAGCACTTTGGCATGAAAACCAAGGGCATCTATTTAATCCCCTTTATGGGCGGTCTAGCCTTAAGCGATGAGCGCATTAACACTCGCTGGCAAGATGTGGTCATCTCCATCATGGGTCCCACATTTGGCTTGTTTTTGTCTATCGCTTGCTTGGTAGCTTACTGGGTCACGGGCAATGTTTTTTTTGCCGGCTTAGCCGCCTTTAACGCGTTACTCAACCTGTTTAATCTATTGCCTATTCTGCCATTAGATGGTGGCCATATTTTAAAAAGCATCAGCTTTTCGATGAATAGCGTCACAGGGTTAATCGCCTGTGTTGCCGGAGCCGCTATTGGGGTATTTATCAGTTACAGCTTAGGCTTAGCCTTGTTAGGTTTCTTATTATTAATTGGTAGTTTGGAGATTGTTTTTGAATGGCGCGGTCGTCACCAAAGCCATTTGTTACCGCTAGACCGTTATGGACAGATCTTTTCAGCTATTTGGTATTTGCTAACCGTTAGTGCGTTAATTGGCATTATTTGGGTTATTGCGGGTACGGGTGATGATATGTTGCGGATGCCACTAGAGATACTTAAGAGTTAA
- a CDS encoding succinylglutamate desuccinylase/aspartoacylase family protein yields the protein MTKQMMTKALRTSLNVGELAAGQSLDVPLFTFKGIDSSAPTVYVQANVHGAEVQGNAVIYQLMTLLEELEVLGDIVLAPLANPLGINQKSGEFTLGRFDPITGVNWNREYLEHKIDIAAWYEQHQDLPNDELIKSFKATLIEACHTKLQQPWGITTGHRLAVSLQSLAHQADIVLDLHTGPKSCKHLYCPEYDLDSAKFFSIPYSLIIPNSFGGAMDEAAFCPWWQLTDYAASKGRHFDVPVAAFTLELASQERIDMADALVDANGILAYLSHRGVIKQAIEPAKLSRYGCYLKDYKKFHAPQSGMVEYCATVGEPLAAGQSLVNMLRLDLYGSDKAVTPLSLDKDCVPILHFASASVHQGTELYKVMTNVFEL from the coding sequence ATGACAAAGCAAATGATGACTAAAGCATTGCGCACATCACTGAATGTAGGTGAACTCGCTGCTGGGCAATCCCTTGATGTGCCTTTATTCACTTTTAAAGGCATCGACAGCAGCGCACCGACCGTATACGTTCAAGCCAACGTGCACGGTGCTGAAGTGCAAGGTAATGCGGTAATTTATCAACTAATGACCTTGTTAGAAGAGCTTGAGGTTTTAGGGGATATTGTGCTTGCTCCTTTAGCCAACCCGCTGGGTATTAATCAAAAAAGTGGTGAGTTTACCCTAGGCCGATTTGACCCAATAACCGGTGTTAATTGGAACCGTGAGTACTTAGAACATAAAATCGACATAGCTGCCTGGTATGAACAGCATCAAGATTTACCTAATGATGAGCTGATTAAATCGTTTAAGGCAACACTAATTGAGGCTTGTCACACCAAGCTACAACAGCCTTGGGGCATCACTACAGGTCATAGATTAGCGGTGAGTTTGCAGTCATTGGCTCATCAAGCCGATATCGTGCTTGATTTACATACAGGGCCTAAATCCTGTAAGCATCTGTATTGTCCTGAGTATGATCTCGACTCAGCTAAGTTTTTCTCTATTCCATACAGTTTGATCATACCTAACAGTTTTGGCGGCGCCATGGATGAGGCTGCGTTTTGTCCCTGGTGGCAACTAACCGATTATGCCGCGAGTAAAGGCCGTCATTTTGATGTGCCAGTGGCAGCGTTTACCCTTGAGCTGGCTAGCCAAGAGCGGATTGATATGGCAGATGCTTTAGTCGATGCCAATGGTATTTTGGCTTATTTAAGCCATCGTGGGGTGATTAAACAAGCTATTGAACCTGCAAAACTGTCGCGTTATGGCTGTTATCTAAAAGATTATAAAAAGTTTCATGCTCCGCAATCTGGCATGGTTGAGTATTGCGCCACAGTCGGTGAGCCATTGGCAGCAGGGCAATCTTTAGTCAATATGCTGAGGTTGGATTTATACGGTTCAGACAAAGCGGTTACACCGCTGAGTTTAGATAAAGACTGCGTGCCGATTTTGCACTTTGCTTCGGCGTCTGTGCATCAAGGGACTGAGTTGTATAAAGTGATGACTAATGTATTCGAGCTTTAA